A single region of the Devosia sp. FJ2-5-3 genome encodes:
- the pth gene encoding aminoacyl-tRNA hydrolase, producing MKLLVGLGNPGAQYAGNRHNIGFMAIDAIASAHGISGWKSKHAGLLAEGTIGGDRVLLLKPQTFMNKSGDSVQQVARFYKIEPADIIVFYDELDLTAGKVRVKIGGGNGGHNGLRSIDPQIGLDYKRVRLGIGHPGKEFVTHHVLGDFAKADKAWLDPLLDDIGRHVGMLLKGDDAGFMNKLAVAAKGADDAAKPAPAPKAQSHIRQARQAQPQASVPKSGPMADMLSKLFGNKGE from the coding sequence ATGAAACTGCTCGTCGGCCTGGGCAATCCGGGCGCCCAATATGCGGGCAACCGCCACAATATCGGCTTCATGGCCATCGACGCGATCGCCTCCGCCCACGGCATTTCGGGGTGGAAGTCAAAGCATGCCGGGCTTCTGGCGGAAGGCACTATCGGCGGGGACAGGGTGCTGCTGCTCAAACCGCAGACCTTCATGAACAAGTCCGGCGACAGTGTGCAGCAGGTCGCGCGCTTCTATAAGATCGAACCGGCCGACATTATCGTCTTCTATGACGAACTCGACCTCACCGCCGGCAAGGTCAGGGTCAAGATCGGCGGCGGCAATGGCGGCCATAACGGCCTCCGCTCCATCGACCCGCAGATCGGGCTCGACTACAAGCGCGTCCGGCTTGGCATCGGCCACCCCGGCAAGGAATTCGTTACCCACCACGTGCTCGGCGACTTCGCCAAGGCCGACAAGGCCTGGCTCGATCCCTTGCTCGACGATATCGGCCGCCATGTGGGCATGTTGCTCAAGGGCGACGACGCCGGCTTCATGAACAAGCTGGCAGTGGCCGCCAAGGGCGCGGACGACGCCGCAAAGCCTGCCCCTGCGCCCAAGGCCCAGAGCCATATCCGCCAGGCCAGACAAGCCCAGCCGCAGGCCAGCGTCCCCAAATCAGGCCCGATGGCGGATATGCTGAGCAAGCTGTTTGGAAACAAGGGCGAGTAA
- a CDS encoding 50S ribosomal protein L25/general stress protein Ctc, whose amino-acid sequence MAETKVLKAQARNGVGKGAAREARRQGLVPAVIYGDKKSPVAVSVAYKDAHKAIYAGGFKSHVLDLDVDGTIHKVIPRDYQLDVVKGQPLHIDFLRVSGNAKLHVEVHVDFINEEASPGLKRGGTLNVVRHTVEVVAPANAIPDAITVDLTGTEIGDSIHISAVTLPKGVTPAITDRDFTIATVVAPSGLKSEEAAGGEEASE is encoded by the coding sequence ATGGCTGAGACCAAAGTGCTCAAGGCACAGGCGCGTAACGGAGTGGGCAAGGGGGCCGCTCGCGAAGCTCGTCGTCAGGGACTCGTTCCCGCTGTTATCTATGGTGACAAGAAGTCCCCCGTCGCCGTTTCCGTTGCCTACAAGGACGCTCACAAGGCGATCTATGCCGGCGGCTTCAAGTCGCACGTTCTCGATCTCGATGTCGACGGCACGATCCACAAGGTCATCCCGCGCGATTATCAGCTCGATGTCGTCAAGGGCCAGCCGCTCCACATCGACTTCCTGCGCGTCTCCGGCAATGCCAAGCTTCACGTTGAAGTCCATGTTGACTTCATCAATGAAGAAGCAAGCCCCGGCCTGAAGCGCGGTGGTACGCTCAACGTTGTGCGTCACACCGTCGAAGTCGTCGCTCCGGCAAACGCTATTCCGGATGCCATCACGGTCGACCTGACCGGCACCGAAATCGGCGACTCGATCCATATCTCGGCCGTGACCCTGCCCAAGGGCGTGACCCCGGCGATCACCGACCGCGATTTCACCATCGCAACCGTCGTTGCTCCGTCGGGCCTCAAGTCCGAAGAAGCTGCCGGTGGTGAGGAAGCTTCCGAGTAA
- a CDS encoding ABC transporter substrate-binding protein: MKKHKYALGGAGLLLSVSMLAIPAQELTGELPDPPDFAAQSEPIFVSVGDIQEFKALPEYHEPDWVTSKYVDAGTLPPVAERLPKEPLVYKAGNMPDGIGVYGDTMRHVIGGRPEGWNYIGGQSQGWGGIDIGLSECLTRTGPLFMIKADELEPLPNLAKSWEWSEDGHELTMHLIEGAKWSDGDPFDADDVMFFWEDNVNDQNVTPLNNATPETFGIGTTLEALDPYTIKWTFKDVRPTQYLYAMAYGSFCPGPSHILKPEHPKYNADNTYEEYKNAFPPEYMNIPVMGAWVPVEYRPDDIIVMRRNPYYWKVDENGNQLPYLNEMHYRLSTWADRDVQAVAGSGDFSNLEQAESYVEALRRSAEDSAPARLQFGARTIGYTLEMNLSANGWGEPDARGQAIRELNRNIDFRKAISIAVDRQRLGDSLVRGPFTAIYPGGLYAGTAYYDKASTVYYPFNLEAANGLLDGLGLIDTDGNGIRNLPDGGADVEITLLANTDYGTDTNLAEGVIAQMEPLGIRVIANFQSGTARDDMQQAGQFDWHVRRQGSEMVSVVQGTAQLAPTGPRTSFFHRGGTDGTVDVLPFEQELIDIVNKFISSSDNAERAELMKQYQHIYTENVYTVGLTQYPGALIINKRFANIPAGAPIFMFNWAEDNIIRERVFVPEDKQGDFELHPQTLPGAPGGAGPV; encoded by the coding sequence TTGAAAAAGCACAAATATGCCCTTGGCGGGGCAGGACTTCTGCTGTCCGTTTCCATGCTGGCCATTCCGGCGCAGGAACTGACGGGCGAATTGCCGGATCCGCCGGATTTCGCGGCCCAGAGTGAGCCGATTTTCGTCTCGGTCGGCGATATCCAGGAATTCAAGGCGCTGCCGGAATACCACGAGCCCGACTGGGTGACCTCGAAATATGTCGACGCCGGCACGCTGCCGCCAGTCGCCGAGCGCCTGCCCAAGGAGCCGCTGGTCTACAAGGCCGGAAACATGCCCGACGGCATTGGTGTTTATGGCGACACGATGCGTCACGTCATCGGTGGTCGGCCGGAGGGCTGGAACTATATCGGCGGCCAGAGCCAGGGCTGGGGCGGCATTGATATCGGACTCTCCGAATGCCTGACCCGTACCGGCCCGCTGTTCATGATCAAGGCGGATGAACTCGAGCCCTTGCCCAATCTGGCCAAGAGCTGGGAATGGTCCGAGGACGGCCATGAACTGACCATGCATCTGATCGAGGGTGCCAAATGGTCCGATGGCGATCCGTTCGACGCCGATGACGTGATGTTCTTCTGGGAAGACAACGTCAATGACCAGAACGTCACCCCGCTCAACAATGCGACGCCGGAAACTTTCGGTATCGGCACGACGCTCGAAGCGCTCGATCCCTACACCATCAAGTGGACGTTCAAGGACGTGCGGCCGACGCAATATCTCTATGCGATGGCCTATGGTTCGTTCTGCCCGGGCCCGAGCCATATCCTCAAGCCCGAACATCCCAAATACAACGCCGACAATACCTACGAAGAATACAAGAACGCCTTCCCGCCGGAATATATGAACATTCCGGTGATGGGCGCCTGGGTGCCGGTCGAATATCGTCCGGACGATATCATCGTCATGCGCCGCAACCCCTATTACTGGAAGGTCGACGAGAACGGCAACCAGCTGCCCTATCTCAACGAGATGCACTATCGCCTCTCGACCTGGGCAGACCGCGACGTGCAGGCGGTGGCCGGTTCGGGCGACTTCTCCAACCTCGAACAGGCGGAAAGCTATGTCGAAGCGCTCCGTCGCTCGGCTGAAGACAGCGCTCCGGCTCGTCTGCAGTTCGGCGCCCGCACCATCGGCTATACGCTCGAGATGAACCTCTCGGCCAATGGCTGGGGTGAACCCGACGCGCGTGGCCAGGCCATCCGCGAGCTCAACCGCAACATCGACTTCCGCAAGGCGATCTCGATCGCGGTCGACCGCCAGCGTCTAGGCGACTCGCTGGTGCGTGGTCCGTTCACCGCCATCTATCCGGGCGGCCTCTATGCGGGCACGGCCTATTACGACAAGGCATCGACGGTCTACTATCCCTTCAATCTCGAGGCGGCCAACGGCCTGCTCGACGGTCTGGGGCTGATCGATACTGACGGCAATGGTATCCGCAACCTCCCCGATGGCGGGGCCGATGTGGAGATCACGCTCCTGGCCAATACCGACTATGGCACCGACACCAACCTTGCCGAAGGTGTCATCGCCCAGATGGAACCGCTGGGGATCCGCGTGATCGCCAACTTCCAGTCGGGCACGGCACGCGACGACATGCAGCAGGCGGGTCAATTCGACTGGCATGTGCGTCGCCAGGGCTCGGAAATGGTCTCGGTGGTGCAGGGCACGGCCCAGCTCGCGCCGACCGGCCCGCGCACCAGCTTCTTCCACCGCGGAGGAACTGACGGCACCGTGGACGTGCTGCCCTTCGAGCAGGAGCTGATCGACATCGTCAACAAGTTCATCTCGTCGAGCGACAATGCCGAGCGTGCCGAACTGATGAAGCAGTACCAGCACATCTACACGGAGAACGTCTATACGGTCGGTCTCACGCAGTATCCGGGTGCGCTGATCATCAACAAGCGCTTCGCCAATATCCCGGCCGGTGCCCCGATCTTCATGTTCAACTGGGCCGAGGACAACATCATCCGCGAACGCGTCTTCGTGCCGGAAGACAAGCAGGGCGATTTCGAACTGCATCCGCAAACCCTGCCCGGTGCCCCGGGCGGCGCCGGTCCGGTGTAG
- the pgeF gene encoding peptidoglycan editing factor PgeF codes for MIDLAQTAGELEATGLVRHGFFGRQGGVSTGEFDSLNVSVSTGDNSDNVERNRAIVAENLGSAPLVTLKQVHSTRVVTVEAGAIPDRAIEADALVTRRADILIGVLTADCAPLLLVDPHAGIIGAAHAGWAGAVGGILENTVTAMEALGAQRRRILLAIGPTISGENYEVGEEFKAKALSINPAAANAFFTPPAGKPHFDLPAFLVAEAQSIGLPPASNLAQCTYAQPQAYFSHRHATHQGKRTGRQISVIGLV; via the coding sequence ATGATAGATCTTGCGCAAACAGCGGGAGAACTCGAAGCGACAGGATTGGTACGACACGGATTTTTCGGCCGGCAAGGCGGCGTGTCGACCGGCGAATTCGACAGTCTCAACGTTTCCGTCTCCACCGGGGATAACTCGGATAATGTGGAGAGAAATCGCGCCATCGTCGCCGAAAACCTCGGCAGCGCGCCCCTGGTCACCCTCAAGCAGGTCCACTCCACCCGCGTCGTGACGGTTGAAGCGGGCGCTATTCCCGACAGGGCGATCGAGGCCGACGCCCTCGTCACCAGACGGGCCGATATTCTGATCGGCGTGTTGACGGCCGACTGCGCCCCGCTTCTGCTCGTCGATCCTCATGCCGGCATCATCGGTGCCGCCCATGCTGGCTGGGCGGGCGCGGTCGGCGGCATACTCGAGAATACGGTAACCGCCATGGAGGCTCTCGGGGCCCAGCGCCGCCGCATTCTCCTGGCGATCGGCCCGACGATCAGCGGAGAAAATTACGAGGTCGGCGAAGAGTTTAAGGCCAAGGCGCTGTCTATCAACCCTGCAGCAGCGAACGCTTTTTTCACGCCGCCCGCGGGAAAACCCCATTTCGACCTCCCGGCGTTTCTCGTCGCCGAGGCCCAGTCGATCGGCCTGCCACCGGCAAGCAATCTGGCGCAGTGCACCTACGCCCAGCCGCAGGCTTACTTCTCCCACCGTCACGCCACCCACCAGGGCAAGCGCACCGGCCGTCAAATATCTGTCATCGGACTCGTTTAG
- a CDS encoding ribose-phosphate pyrophosphokinase: MKLVTGNSNRALAQAVASYLELPLTDCTVKRFADKEVYVEVHENVRGEDAFILQSTSYPANDNLMELLILTDALRRSSARRITAVIPYFGYARQDRKSAPRTPISAKLVSNLITEAGANRVLTLDLHASQIQGFFDIPTDNLTAAPVMVRDIKDNYDVKNVMIVSPDVGGVIRARNVAGRIGANLAIVDKRRPRAGVSEVMNIIGDVSGQACILIDDIVDSGGTLVNAAEALLKAGAKEVSAYITHGVLSEGASERIAASKLKELVVTDSIQDTDATKAAANIRRISIAPLIGEAIARTASEQSVSSLFD; this comes from the coding sequence ATGAAACTGGTGACCGGCAACTCCAATCGCGCCCTCGCCCAAGCCGTCGCCAGCTATCTGGAACTCCCGCTCACCGATTGTACGGTCAAGCGCTTCGCGGACAAGGAAGTCTATGTCGAAGTGCACGAGAATGTGCGCGGCGAAGACGCCTTCATTCTCCAGTCGACGAGCTATCCCGCCAACGACAACCTCATGGAATTGCTCATCCTTACCGATGCGCTCCGGCGGTCGTCGGCGCGGCGCATCACCGCTGTCATTCCCTATTTCGGCTATGCCCGCCAGGATCGCAAGTCCGCGCCGCGCACCCCGATTTCGGCCAAGCTGGTGTCCAACCTCATCACCGAGGCCGGCGCCAACCGCGTGCTGACGCTGGACCTCCACGCCAGCCAGATCCAGGGCTTTTTTGACATCCCGACCGACAATCTCACCGCCGCCCCGGTGATGGTCCGCGACATCAAGGACAATTACGACGTCAAGAACGTCATGATCGTCTCGCCTGACGTCGGCGGCGTGATCCGCGCCCGCAATGTCGCCGGTCGCATTGGCGCCAACCTCGCCATCGTCGACAAGCGCCGCCCGCGCGCCGGCGTCTCGGAAGTCATGAACATCATCGGTGACGTCTCGGGGCAGGCCTGTATCCTCATCGACGACATCGTCGACAGCGGCGGCACGCTGGTCAACGCTGCCGAAGCCCTGCTCAAGGCCGGTGCCAAGGAAGTTTCGGCCTACATCACGCACGGCGTGCTGTCCGAGGGCGCATCCGAGCGCATCGCTGCCAGCAAGCTCAAGGAACTGGTGGTCACCGATTCCATCCAGGACACCGATGCCACGAAGGCAGCGGCCAATATCCGCCGGATCAGCATTGCCCCGCTCATCGGGGAAGCCATCGCCCGCACCGCGAGCGAACAGAGCGTCTCGAGCCTTTTCGACTGA
- a CDS encoding alpha-glucosidase/alpha-galactosidase — translation MANPKITFIGAGSSVFMKNIVGDILQRPALAGATIRLMDINPKRLEESEIIAKKLIATLGVAARVETYANQRQALDGTNFVVVCFQIGGYEPSTVIDFDVPKKYNLRQTIADTLGVGGIMRGLRTVPHLWSICEDMLEVAPDAIMLQYVNPMAINTWAISEKYPTIKQVGLCHSVQGTAMELAHDLDIPYEEIRYRSAGINHMAFYLKFEHRQPDGSYKDLYPELHRAYREGRAPKAGWNPRCPNKVRYEMMTRLGYFVTESSEHFAEYTPYFIKEGREDLIEKFGIPLDEYPKRCVEQIAKWKKTSEDYRKADRIEVKQSKEYASSIVNSVWTGEPSVIYGNLRNNGVITSLPNNAAVEVPCLVDENGLQPTYIGDLPPQLTALIRTNINVQELTVRALMDENPEHIYHAAMMDPHTAAELDLEQIWALVDDLREAHGAMLPEWARGSRKARVA, via the coding sequence ATGGCAAATCCCAAGATCACCTTTATCGGTGCGGGCTCGTCGGTGTTCATGAAGAACATCGTGGGCGATATTCTTCAGCGTCCGGCGCTGGCCGGCGCGACGATCCGCTTGATGGACATCAATCCCAAGCGGCTCGAGGAAAGCGAGATCATCGCGAAAAAGCTGATCGCGACGCTCGGCGTGGCTGCGAGGGTTGAGACCTATGCCAATCAGCGCCAAGCGCTGGACGGCACCAATTTCGTCGTCGTCTGCTTCCAGATCGGCGGCTACGAGCCCTCGACGGTCATCGATTTCGACGTGCCCAAGAAATACAATCTGCGCCAGACCATCGCCGATACGCTGGGGGTTGGCGGTATCATGCGCGGGCTTCGCACCGTTCCACATCTCTGGAGCATCTGCGAGGACATGCTCGAGGTCGCTCCCGACGCGATCATGCTGCAATATGTGAACCCGATGGCCATCAATACCTGGGCCATTTCGGAAAAATACCCGACGATAAAGCAGGTTGGCCTTTGCCACTCGGTGCAGGGCACGGCGATGGAACTCGCGCACGACCTCGATATCCCATACGAGGAAATCCGTTACCGCTCGGCCGGCATCAACCACATGGCGTTCTATCTCAAGTTCGAGCATCGCCAGCCGGATGGAAGCTACAAGGACCTCTATCCCGAGCTTCATCGGGCCTATCGTGAGGGACGTGCGCCAAAAGCCGGCTGGAACCCGCGCTGCCCCAACAAGGTGCGCTACGAGATGATGACGCGGTTGGGCTATTTCGTCACCGAAAGCTCAGAGCACTTCGCCGAATACACCCCCTATTTCATCAAAGAAGGCCGGGAAGATCTCATCGAGAAGTTCGGTATTCCGCTCGACGAATATCCAAAGCGCTGCGTCGAGCAGATCGCCAAGTGGAAAAAAACCAGCGAAGATTATCGCAAGGCCGACCGCATCGAGGTGAAACAATCGAAGGAATACGCCTCGTCCATCGTCAACTCGGTGTGGACGGGTGAGCCGTCGGTTATCTATGGCAATCTGCGCAATAATGGGGTCATCACCTCGCTGCCGAACAATGCGGCGGTCGAAGTGCCGTGCCTTGTCGACGAGAACGGCCTGCAGCCGACCTATATCGGCGATCTGCCACCGCAACTGACGGCGCTGATCCGCACCAACATCAATGTGCAGGAACTCACCGTGCGGGCGCTGATGGATGAAAATCCGGAGCACATCTACCACGCGGCGATGATGGACCCGCACACGGCCGCCGAGCTCGATCTCGAGCAGATCTGGGCGCTGGTGGACGATCTGCGCGAGGCCCATGGCGCCATGTTGCCCGAGTGGGCGCGCGGCTCCCGCAAGGCGCGCGTGGCCTAG
- a CDS encoding ABC transporter ATP-binding protein yields MSQKNNVAAERHDLGQHGRELILDARNVAVDFKVEGGIVNAVRDVSFQLHKGETIALVGESGSGKSVTARTLMKLLTKRATIGKDTRITLSGKDVVAMDDRQMRKLRGNDLAMIFQEPMSSLNPVYTVGQQICEIIHLHNRVSRKEAMDRAEKLLEEVQIPEPRARLNNYPHQLSGGQRQRVMIAMALANRPDVLIADEPTTALDVTVQAQILNLIKDLKDKYGMAVILITHDLTIVRQFSDYVYVMQNGRVQEHNSTEALFSNPQHAYTKHLLASEPKGTALPLTEGAHDTVLEGQNVKVTYTLKRGGFFKPDFFELKAVDDLDIKLMRHETLGIVGESGSGKTTFGQALIRLIGNQGGQIYFDGEPIHDKDRKAMRPLRSRMQIVFQDPFASLNPRMSIGQIISEGLAVNGIGANGRERSERVRQALRDAGMPDTILNRFPHEFSGGQRQRIAIARAIALEPEFILLDEPTSALDLSVQAQIIDLLRKLQDEKGLSYLFISHDLKVVRALCHRVMVMQHGKIVEQGPVNEVLINPKSEYTARLVRAAFEIAA; encoded by the coding sequence ATGAGCCAGAAGAACAATGTTGCCGCAGAGCGCCACGATCTCGGCCAGCACGGCCGAGAGCTGATCCTCGATGCCAGAAATGTCGCCGTGGATTTCAAGGTCGAGGGCGGCATCGTCAATGCGGTCCGCGACGTGTCTTTCCAATTGCACAAGGGCGAAACCATCGCACTGGTGGGGGAGAGCGGTTCAGGCAAATCGGTGACGGCGCGTACGCTGATGAAGCTGCTGACCAAGCGGGCAACGATAGGCAAGGACACGCGCATCACACTGTCCGGCAAGGATGTCGTCGCCATGGACGACAGGCAGATGCGCAAGCTTCGCGGCAATGACCTCGCCATGATCTTCCAGGAGCCGATGAGTTCGCTCAACCCCGTCTACACGGTTGGCCAGCAGATCTGCGAAATCATTCATCTGCATAATCGCGTCTCCCGCAAGGAGGCCATGGACCGGGCGGAAAAGCTGCTCGAGGAAGTACAGATCCCCGAGCCACGGGCCCGCCTCAACAATTATCCGCACCAGCTCTCGGGCGGCCAGCGCCAGCGCGTCATGATCGCCATGGCCCTGGCCAATCGCCCGGATGTGCTCATTGCCGACGAGCCAACGACGGCGCTTGATGTGACGGTGCAGGCGCAAATCCTCAATCTGATCAAGGATCTCAAAGACAAATACGGCATGGCGGTGATCCTGATCACCCACGACCTGACCATCGTCCGGCAATTCTCGGATTATGTCTATGTGATGCAGAACGGCCGGGTGCAGGAGCACAATTCAACCGAGGCGCTGTTTTCGAACCCCCAGCATGCCTATACCAAGCATCTGCTCGCCTCCGAGCCCAAGGGGACCGCATTGCCCCTGACGGAGGGAGCACATGACACGGTGCTCGAGGGGCAGAACGTCAAGGTGACCTACACGCTCAAGCGCGGGGGCTTCTTCAAGCCGGACTTCTTCGAGCTCAAGGCGGTGGATGATCTCGACATCAAGCTCATGCGCCACGAAACGCTGGGTATCGTGGGGGAGAGCGGGTCGGGTAAGACGACCTTCGGGCAGGCGCTGATCCGGCTCATCGGCAATCAGGGCGGGCAGATCTATTTCGATGGCGAGCCCATCCACGACAAGGATCGCAAGGCGATGCGGCCACTGCGCAGCCGCATGCAGATCGTCTTTCAGGACCCTTTCGCCAGCCTAAATCCCCGCATGTCCATCGGCCAGATCATTTCCGAGGGGCTGGCGGTCAATGGCATTGGCGCCAATGGGCGGGAGCGATCCGAACGGGTGCGCCAGGCGTTGCGGGATGCCGGCATGCCGGACACCATACTCAACCGCTTTCCGCACGAATTCTCGGGTGGGCAGCGGCAACGTATCGCCATTGCCCGGGCCATCGCGCTCGAGCCCGAATTCATCCTTCTCGACGAGCCCACTTCGGCGCTCGATCTCTCTGTTCAGGCCCAGATCATCGACCTGCTGCGCAAGCTGCAGGACGAAAAGGGCCTCTCCTACCTCTTCATTTCGCACGACCTCAAGGTGGTGCGGGCCCTGTGTCACAGGGTGATGGTCATGCAGCACGGCAAAATCGTGGAACAGGGGCCGGTCAATGAAGTGCTCATCAACCCCAAGTCTGAATATACGGCCCGGCTGGTCCGCGCCGCATTCGAAATAGCCGCCTGA
- a CDS encoding ABC transporter permease, with translation MSKIDTHSSIPLPTDVAGGPAPTAFEEADTGTVATRFGSSNETYAALVWRRFRRSTMGMIGLVLVGMLLVVSVFADFFAPMDPKATNLPFAPPDLIAFENPEGNFSLIPYVYPIGDTGEFDPITFQPLTGAKKDDPTPTGFFVKGYSYHLLWFIPSNIHFFGSTDGRPLQLLGTDKFGRDILSRGIIGSRISLTIALVVVAITTIVGTLVGITSGYIGGRLDAWVQRFVEFVLAFPQLPLYLALTSLIPVTAPSNVFLSFVIFVMAVLGWAQLSREVRSKTLSLARIDYVRAAIAVGSSDARIITRHILPNVLSHIIVSITLAIPSVVLLESFLGFLGFAVKPPLISWGLMLQDTGTFSVIGSYPWILSPVIFVLITVFAFNALGDGLRDAIDPY, from the coding sequence ATGAGCAAGATCGATACACACTCCTCCATTCCCCTTCCCACCGATGTCGCTGGCGGTCCTGCGCCGACGGCGTTCGAAGAGGCCGATACCGGCACGGTGGCGACGCGCTTCGGATCCAGCAACGAGACCTATGCGGCGCTGGTCTGGCGGCGTTTCCGTCGCTCAACCATGGGCATGATCGGCCTCGTCCTCGTGGGAATGCTGCTCGTGGTTTCGGTCTTCGCCGATTTCTTCGCGCCGATGGACCCCAAGGCGACGAATTTGCCATTTGCGCCACCCGATCTCATCGCCTTCGAGAACCCGGAGGGCAATTTCAGCCTCATTCCCTATGTCTATCCCATCGGCGATACGGGGGAGTTCGATCCAATTACCTTCCAGCCGCTGACCGGAGCAAAGAAGGACGACCCGACGCCGACCGGCTTCTTCGTTAAGGGATATTCCTATCACCTGCTCTGGTTCATCCCGTCGAACATCCACTTTTTCGGGTCGACGGACGGGCGGCCACTCCAATTGCTGGGGACGGACAAGTTCGGGCGCGACATCCTTTCGCGCGGGATTATCGGCTCGCGGATATCGCTCACCATTGCCCTGGTTGTCGTCGCGATCACAACGATTGTCGGCACGCTGGTCGGGATTACCTCCGGCTATATCGGCGGGCGGCTGGATGCCTGGGTGCAGCGGTTCGTCGAGTTCGTGCTCGCCTTTCCGCAATTGCCGCTCTACCTGGCACTGACTTCGCTAATCCCGGTGACGGCACCCTCCAATGTGTTCCTCAGTTTCGTGATCTTCGTCATGGCGGTGCTGGGGTGGGCGCAATTGAGCCGGGAGGTGCGGTCCAAGACCCTGTCGCTGGCTCGCATCGACTATGTGCGGGCGGCAATCGCGGTCGGTTCGTCTGACGCGCGCATCATCACGCGGCATATCCTGCCCAATGTGCTGAGCCACATCATCGTTTCCATCACGCTGGCTATTCCCAGTGTCGTGCTGCTGGAGAGTTTCCTCGGCTTCCTCGGCTTTGCAGTGAAGCCGCCACTGATTTCCTGGGGGCTGATGCTGCAGGATACCGGGACTTTCTCCGTCATCGGCTCCTATCCCTGGATCCTGTCTCCCGTCATTTTCGTGCTCATCACCGTCTTTGCGTTCAATGCGCTCGGCGACGGGTTGCGTGATGCGATCGATCCATACTGA
- a CDS encoding ABC transporter permease yields MLRFLAFRILGAIPLLFLLSIVTFAIIQAPPGDYGDTIRSMLINQGGVPAPQAEAQAELYREANGLNDPMIVQYFRWITGIVTRFDFGHSFFYNKEVGTVVAERLPATIALALVCHVLASLLGIGLGIVSATRQYSWIDTGLGIISFLGMTIPRFLLAIIILYLLVFRLNVSEVGMFFSARYGGAPWSWDKFVNLVQHVWPVVFIATFGGLAYNMRVMRANLLDVLNSQYVETARAKGLPEGAVIMKHAVPNALHPLVAYQGVVLPYMLTGEIEVAIVFGLATVGPAIVGSMGVGDVYVTATFMLVLATTLIIGNIIADLLLVALDPRIRLGGKAE; encoded by the coding sequence ATGCTTCGATTTCTCGCATTCCGCATCCTTGGCGCGATCCCGCTGTTGTTTCTGCTCAGCATCGTGACCTTTGCCATCATCCAGGCGCCGCCGGGGGATTATGGCGATACGATCCGGTCCATGTTGATCAACCAGGGTGGCGTTCCTGCCCCCCAGGCGGAGGCGCAGGCCGAGCTTTATCGCGAAGCCAATGGCCTCAACGACCCCATGATCGTGCAGTATTTCCGCTGGATTACGGGCATCGTGACGCGGTTCGATTTCGGGCATTCGTTCTTCTACAACAAGGAAGTCGGCACCGTGGTCGCCGAGCGGCTGCCGGCGACGATCGCGCTGGCGCTGGTGTGCCATGTGCTCGCTTCGCTCCTGGGCATCGGGCTCGGCATAGTTTCGGCGACGCGGCAATATTCGTGGATCGATACTGGCCTGGGGATCATCTCCTTCCTCGGGATGACCATTCCGCGCTTTCTGCTCGCCATCATCATCCTCTATCTCCTCGTCTTCCGGCTCAATGTTTCGGAAGTGGGCATGTTCTTTTCGGCCCGCTATGGCGGCGCGCCCTGGAGCTGGGACAAGTTCGTCAATCTCGTCCAGCATGTGTGGCCGGTGGTGTTCATCGCCACCTTTGGCGGCCTCGCCTATAATATGCGGGTGATGCGGGCCAATCTGCTCGACGTGCTGAACAGCCAATATGTCGAGACGGCACGCGCCAAGGGCCTGCCGGAAGGCGCGGTGATCATGAAGCATGCCGTGCCCAATGCCCTGCACCCGCTCGTCGCCTATCAGGGCGTGGTGCTGCCCTACATGCTCACGGGTGAGATCGAGGTGGCGATCGTCTTCGGCCTCGCCACGGTGGGGCCGGCCATTGTCGGCTCGATGGGGGTGGGCGACGTCTATGTTACCGCCACTTTCATGCTCGTCCTCGCAACGACACTCATCATTGGCAATATCATCGCCGACCTGCTGCTCGTCGCGCTCGATCCTCGTATCCGTCTGGGAGGGAAGGCCGAATGA